Proteins found in one Triticum aestivum cultivar Chinese Spring chromosome 4D, IWGSC CS RefSeq v2.1, whole genome shotgun sequence genomic segment:
- the LOC123098946 gene encoding protein HLB1 isoform X2, translated as MLDMEESTQPKPADPSEPELPNGAADQDEPELASPAAAEAPAAEEVAAVEEVPARSEPPKGAGTNADGWRPYTMGELLGEAAAAGRSDFAADGNGAGSATPERSSQDSLQLSTHHDVAMDLINSVTGVDEEGRSRQRILTFAAKRYISAIERNPEDPDAYYNWALVLQESADNVDPNSDSSKDSLLEEACKKYAEATRLCPTLYDAYYNWAIAIADRAKMRGRTKEAEELWQQAIRNYDKAVQLSWNSPQALNNWGLGLQELSAIVPAKDKQTIIKTAISKFRSAIQLQFDFHRAIYNLDVLQYGLAEDTLRSGGADTSPNDLYSQSAIYVAAAHALKPNYSVYRSALRLVRSMLPLPYLKVGYLTAPPADDPIAPHKHWERSQFILNHTELQQVNDSESAPVKANALVEKAKRFIKVDVADIVSVSTCSDLTLPPGAGLCINTTYGPVFLVADTWESLDGWLDAICLVYTIFARGKTDVLAGIITG; from the exons ATGCTGGACATGGAGGAGTCCACGCAGCCCAAGCCCGCCGACCCCTCCGAGCCGGAGCTCCCCAACGGCGCCGCGGACCAGGACGAGCCGGAGCTGGCGTCGCCCGCTGCCGCGGAGGCGCCGGCGGCAGAGGAGGTGGCGGCTGTGGAGGAGGTCCCGGCGAGATCGGAGCCGCCCAAGGGCGCGGGGACGAACGCGGACGGCTGGCGCCCCTACACCATGGGGGAGCTGCTcggggaggccgccgccgccgggagatcCGACTTCGCCGCCGACGGGAATGGGGCCGGATCCGCCACCCCCGAGCGCTCCAG CCAGGACAGCCTGCAACTCTCAACCCATCATGATGTTGCCATGGACTTGATAAATAGTGTCACTGGAGTTGATGAGGAAGGTCGCTCTCGCCAACGTATTCTTACCTTTGCAGCGAAAAG ATATATTAGCGCCATTGAAAGAAATCCAGAAGACCCTGATGCATATTATAACTGGGCCCTAGTTCTCCAG GAAAGTGCAGACAACGTGGATCCTAATTCTGATTCTTCGAAAGATTCATTGCTTGAGGAGGCTTGCAAGAAGTATGCTGAAGCTACACGACTTTGCCCAACACTGTATGAT GCATATTACAACTGGGCTATTGCTATAGCTGATCGGGCCAAAATGCGTGGGCGTACCAAAGAGGCTGAAGAACTCTGGCAGCAG GCTATAAGGAACTATGACAAGGCAGTCCAGTTAAGTTGGAACAGCCCCCAG GCTCTCAACAACTGGGGCCTTGGACTACAG GAATTGAGTGCGATTGTTCCTGCTAAAGACAAGCAAACAATCATAAAAACAGCTATAAGTAAG TTTCGATCTGCCATCCAGTTGCAGTTCGACTTCCACCGGGCTATTTACAACCTTGA TGTGCTGCAATATGGCTTGGCAGAGGATACCTTGAGGTCTGGAGGGGCCGATACCTCTCCTAATGACCTGTATAGTCAGTCTGCTATTTACGTTGCAGCTGCTCATGCATTGAAGCCAAATTATTCG GTTTATCGCAGTGCTCTACGGTTGGTCCGCTCAATG CTACCTTTGCCATATTTAAAAGTGGGATATTTGACTGCTCCTCCGGCAGACGACCCCATTGCACCACACAAACATTGGGAGAGGTCGCAGTTCATCTTAAACCATACGGAACTCCAGCAG GTCAATGATTCCGAAAGTGCACCTGTCAAAGCAAACGCCCTCGTGGAGAAAGCCAAAAGGTTTATCAAGGTAGACGTCGCGGACATAGTTTCAGTGTCCACGTGCTCCGATCTGACCCTGCCCCCTGGCGCCGGCCTTTGTATAAACACAACGTATGGGCCTGTGTTCTTG GTTGCTGATACCTGGGAGTCTCTCGACGGCTGGCTAGACGCGATATGCCTGGTGTACACCATATTCGCAAGAGGGAAGACCGATGTCCTGGCGGGCATCATCACCGGCTGA
- the LOC123098946 gene encoding protein HLB1 isoform X1 codes for MLDMEESTQPKPADPSEPELPNGAADQDEPELASPAAAEAPAAEEVAAVEEVPARSEPPKGAGTNADGWRPYTMGELLGEAAAAGRSDFAADGNGAGSATPERSSQDSLQLSTHHDVAMDLINSVTGVDEEGRSRQRILTFAAKRYISAIERNPEDPDAYYNWALVLQESADNVDPNSDSSKDSLLEEACKKYAEATRLCPTLYDAYYNWAIAIADRAKMRGRTKEAEELWQQAIRNYDKAVQLSWNSPQALNNWGLGLQELSAIVPAKDKQTIIKTAIKDTLRSGGADTSPNDLYSQSAIYVAAAHALKPNYSVYRSALRLVRSMLPLPYLKVGYLTAPPADDPIAPHKHWERSQFILNHTELQQVNDSESAPVKANALVEKAKRFIKVDVADIVSVSTCSDLTLPPGAGLCINTTYGPVFLVADTWESLDGWLDAICLVYTIFARGKTDVLAGIITG; via the exons ATGCTGGACATGGAGGAGTCCACGCAGCCCAAGCCCGCCGACCCCTCCGAGCCGGAGCTCCCCAACGGCGCCGCGGACCAGGACGAGCCGGAGCTGGCGTCGCCCGCTGCCGCGGAGGCGCCGGCGGCAGAGGAGGTGGCGGCTGTGGAGGAGGTCCCGGCGAGATCGGAGCCGCCCAAGGGCGCGGGGACGAACGCGGACGGCTGGCGCCCCTACACCATGGGGGAGCTGCTcggggaggccgccgccgccgggagatcCGACTTCGCCGCCGACGGGAATGGGGCCGGATCCGCCACCCCCGAGCGCTCCAG CCAGGACAGCCTGCAACTCTCAACCCATCATGATGTTGCCATGGACTTGATAAATAGTGTCACTGGAGTTGATGAGGAAGGTCGCTCTCGCCAACGTATTCTTACCTTTGCAGCGAAAAG ATATATTAGCGCCATTGAAAGAAATCCAGAAGACCCTGATGCATATTATAACTGGGCCCTAGTTCTCCAG GAAAGTGCAGACAACGTGGATCCTAATTCTGATTCTTCGAAAGATTCATTGCTTGAGGAGGCTTGCAAGAAGTATGCTGAAGCTACACGACTTTGCCCAACACTGTATGAT GCATATTACAACTGGGCTATTGCTATAGCTGATCGGGCCAAAATGCGTGGGCGTACCAAAGAGGCTGAAGAACTCTGGCAGCAG GCTATAAGGAACTATGACAAGGCAGTCCAGTTAAGTTGGAACAGCCCCCAG GCTCTCAACAACTGGGGCCTTGGACTACAG GAATTGAGTGCGATTGTTCCTGCTAAAGACAAGCAAACAATCATAAAAACAGCTATAA AGGATACCTTGAGGTCTGGAGGGGCCGATACCTCTCCTAATGACCTGTATAGTCAGTCTGCTATTTACGTTGCAGCTGCTCATGCATTGAAGCCAAATTATTCG GTTTATCGCAGTGCTCTACGGTTGGTCCGCTCAATG CTACCTTTGCCATATTTAAAAGTGGGATATTTGACTGCTCCTCCGGCAGACGACCCCATTGCACCACACAAACATTGGGAGAGGTCGCAGTTCATCTTAAACCATACGGAACTCCAGCAG GTCAATGATTCCGAAAGTGCACCTGTCAAAGCAAACGCCCTCGTGGAGAAAGCCAAAAGGTTTATCAAGGTAGACGTCGCGGACATAGTTTCAGTGTCCACGTGCTCCGATCTGACCCTGCCCCCTGGCGCCGGCCTTTGTATAAACACAACGTATGGGCCTGTGTTCTTG GTTGCTGATACCTGGGAGTCTCTCGACGGCTGGCTAGACGCGATATGCCTGGTGTACACCATATTCGCAAGAGGGAAGACCGATGTCCTGGCGGGCATCATCACCGGCTGA